A region from the Musa acuminata AAA Group cultivar baxijiao chromosome BXJ1-10, Cavendish_Baxijiao_AAA, whole genome shotgun sequence genome encodes:
- the LOC104000895 gene encoding fructokinase-like 1, chloroplastic isoform X2 produces MAASFHLLSSNTFTIPSSLARRGFDADRKLFHKFPNRDPFSLPILSPVGVPKPLQRETTTWRASIVDDAGNGAMEAPKPTRRGRKKKSADSSPATPVKRTRRRSQKKTPEDEAAAEGPRMPEEAKAPTVAAPVEEEEEEDFDDGMDFPYESPPLVCCFGAARREFVPTVRVSERQMHPDQYSSWKQLQWSPPEFVRAPGGPPSNVAISHARLGGRAAFMGKVGDDDFGNDLVYRMNLEKVQTRAVKIDPAVRTAASHMKIELEDRDDGSGKRLVAKTVKHCAEDSFLKSEIDVAVLKEARIFHFNSEVLLSPAMQPALFWAIKLSKKYNSNVFFDLNLPLSLWRSRDETREVINKAWSNSDLIEVSRQEMEFLLDEEYYERKRNYRPQYYSESYEQTKNRRDYHHYTRKEIAPLWHDGLKILFVTDGTLRIHYYTPKFDGAVVGTEDVLITPFTCDRTGSGDAVVAAIMRKLTIHPEMYEDQDMLERHLRFAVAAGIISQWTIGAVRGFPTESATQNLKEQVYVPSMW; encoded by the exons ATGGCCGCCTCGTTTCACTTGTTAAGCAGCAACACATTCACCATCCCGTCATCGTTAGCGCGTCGGGGATTCGATGCGGATCGCAAACTCTTCCACAAGTTTCCAAATAGGGATCCCTTTTCCCTCCCCATTCTCTCCCCAGTCGGCGTTCCTAAACCGCTTCAAAGGGAGACGACAACCTGGAGAGCCTCCATCGTTGACGACGCTGGAAATGGAGCCATGGAAGCCCCCAAACCCACTCGCAGAGGCCGGAAGAAGAAATCCGCCGATTCCTCTCCTGCCACTCCCGTCAAGAGGACAAGGCGCCGGTCCCAGAAAAAAACCCCGGAAGATGAAGCAGCGGCAGAAGGGCCCCGGATGCCGGAAGAAGCGAAGGCGCCAACGGTAGCAgcgccagtagaagaagaggaggaagaggactttGACGACGGGATGGACTTCCCCTACGAGTCCCCACCCCTGGTGTGCTGCTTCGGCGCGGCGCGGAGGGAGTTCGTGCCGACCGTCCGCGTCTCCGAGCGCCAGATGCACCCGGACCAGTACTCCTCCTGGAAGCAGCTCCAGTGGAGCCCGCCTGAGTTCGTCAGGGCCCCCGGCGGCCCCCCGTCCAACGTCGCCATCTCCCACGCCCGCCTCGGCGGCCGTGCCGCCTTCATGGGGAAGGTCGGCGACGACGACTTCGGCAACGACCTGGTCTACCGCATGAACTTGGAGAAGGTTCAGACTCGGGCCGTCAAGATCGACCCGGCGGTCAGAACTGCAGCCTCCCACATGAAGATAGAACTCGAGGACAGGGATGACGGCAGTGGGAAGAGACTGGTCGCCAAGACCGTCAAACATTGCGCCGAGGATTCCTTCTTGAAGTCTGAGATCGATGTTGCGGTCCTGAAGGAG GCTAGGATCTTTCATTTCAACTCAGAAGTCCTCCTGTCTCCAGCAATGCAGCCGGCACTATTTTGGGCCATCAAATTATCCAAGAAGTACAACAGCAATGTGTTCTTCGATCTGAATCTACCCTTGTCTCTATGGAGATCACGAGATGAGACTCGAGAAGTGATCAATAAAGCATGGAGCAATTCTGACCTTATTGAGGTTTCCAGACAGGAGATGGAATTCCTTCTGGATGAAGAGTACTATGAGAGAAAGCGGAACTACCGGCCCCAGTACTACTCTGAATCCTATGAACAAACCAAAAACCGAAGGGACTATCACCATTATACTCGCAAAGAAATAGCACCTCTGTGGCATGATGGGCTAAAGATCTTATTCGTAACGGATGGGACACTTCGGATCCATTATTACACCCCCAAGTTTGATGGGGCAGTCGTTGGCACAGAGGATGTCCTCATTACTCCGTTCACATGCGATCGGACTGGCTCCGGTGATGCTGTAGTGGCCGCGATCATGAGGAAGCTAACAATACATCCAGAGATGTATGAGGATCAGGACATGTTAGAAAGGCATCTCCGGTTTGCTGTTGCTGCAGGAATCATTTCACAATGGACAATTGGTGCTGTGAGAGGGTTTCCAACTGAGAGTGCAACTCAAAATTTGAAAGAGCAAGTCTATGTTCCATCGATGTGGTAA
- the LOC104000894 gene encoding protein DEFECTIVE IN EXINE FORMATION 1 isoform X1 has translation MRLPAGVLILVLLIAAPRSIAGDGASPSNHTNKFRDREASDDMLGYPHLDEDSLLNTKCPKHLELRWQTELSSSIYATPLIADINSDGKLEIVVPSFVHYLEVLEGSDGDKLPGWPAFHQSTVHSSPLLFDIDKDGTREIGLATYNGVINFFRVSGYMMMDKLEVPRRRVRKNWYVGLHPDPVDRSHPDVHDDLLVEEASAMNSMSHVNGSMSETNTSISSDNSVNASKLEDEGKLDSTQSDQYNGSSINLNNNTKHDISMENVTTDNTTHIQRRLLEETDGKGAQDGHSETTTSAGATVENDQDLEEEADSSFDLFRNSEELADEYNYDYDDYVDESMWGDENWTEESHEKLEDYVSIDSHILCTPVIADIDNDGIQEMVVAVSYFFDREYYDNPQHLADLGGINIEKYVASGIVVFNLDTKQVKWTADLDLSVDSGNFRAYIYSSPTVVDLDGDGNMDILVGTSYGLFYILDHHGKVRNKFPLEMAEIQAPVVAADINDDGKIEIVTADTHGNVAAWTAQGEEIWEVHLKSLIPQGPTVGDVDGDGHTDIVIPTVSGNIYVLSGQDGSHVRPFPFRTHGRVMNQILLVDLNKRNEKLKGLTLVTTSFDGYLYLIDGSTACADVVDIGETSYTMVLADNVDGGDDLDLVVTTMNGNVFCFSTPSPHHPLKEWRSPNQGRNNVAVRSNREGIYISHASRAFRDEEGKHFWVEMEIVDKYRVPSGFQGPYNVTTTLLVPGNYQGERRIVVNQVYDRPGKQRIKLPTVPVRTTGTVIVEMVDKNGLHFSDEFSLTFHMHYYKLLKWLTVLPMLGMFAILVILGPQERAPLPSFSRNID, from the exons ATGAGGCTCCCCGCGGGGGTTCTCATCCTCGTCCTCCTAATCGCTGCACCGAGGTCTATCGCGGGTGATGGCGCATCCCCCTCGAACCATACCAACAAATTCCGCGACCGCGAAGCAAGTGACGATATGCTCGGCTATCCCCATTT AGATGAAGATTCTTTGTTGAATACAAAGTGTCCAAAGCATCTAGAATTGAGATGGCAAACTGAGCTTAGCTCCAGCATTTATGCAACTCCATTGATAGCTGATATCAACAG TGATGGCAAGCTAGAGATAGTGGTACCATCATTTGTTCATTACCTGGAAGTGTTGGAAGGTTCTGATGGTGATAAACTGCcag GATGGCCAGCTTTCCACCAATCAACTGTTCATTCAAGCCCCCTCTTATTTGATATAGACAAGGATGGCACGAGAGAAATAGGTCTAGCTACCTACAATGGAGTGATAAATTTTTTCAG GGTCTCTGGCTATATGATGATGGATAAATTAGAGGTACCTCGTAGAAGAGTTCGTAAAAACTGGTATGTGGGGTTGCATCCAGACCCAGTGGATCGTTCACATCCTGATGTTCATGATGATCTACTGGTTGAGGAGGCTTCTGCAATGAATTCAATGTCTC ATGTGAATGGAAGCATGTCTGAGACAAATACTTCTATTTCCTCAGATAACTCGGTCAATGCATCTAAGCTGGAGGATGAAGGAAAACTTGATTCTACCCAAAGTGATCAATATAATGGGTCATCAATTAATCTCAATAATAACACCAAGCATGATATTTCAATGGAAAATGTTACAACAGACAATACAACACATATACAGCGGAGGCTTCTTGAAGAAACTGATGGTAAAGGTGCTCAAGATGGACATTCTGAAACTACCACTAGTGCTGGAGCAACTGTGGAGAATGATCAAGATCTGGAAGAAGAGGCTGattcatcttttgatttattTCGAAATTCCGAAGAGTTGGCTGATGAGTATAATTATGACTATGATGATTATGTTGATGAATCCATGTGGGGGGATGAGAATTGGACAGAAGAGAGTCATGAGAAACTGGAAGATTATGTGAGCATAGATTCACACATACTATGCACTCCA GTAATTGCCGACATAGACAATGATGGCATCCAAGAAATGGTAGTGGCTGTATCATACTTCTTTGATCGGGA GTATTATGATAATCCACAGCATTTGGCAGATTTGGGTGGCATCAACATTGAGAAGTACGTAGCAAGTGGTATTGTAGTTTTCAATCTTGATACAAAGCAAGTCAAATGGACTGCAGACCTTGATTTGAGTGTTGATTCTGGAAATTTCCGTGCCTATATATATTCTTCTCCCACTGTTGTTGACTTGGATGGTGATGGAAATATGGACATTCTTGTTGGAACTTCCTATGGCTTGTTTTATATTTTGGATCATCatg GCAAAGTGAGGAACAAATTTCCACTTGAGATGGCTGAGATTCAAGCACCAGTAGTGGCTGCTGATATCAATGATGACGGTAAAATCGAAATAGTGACAGCTGACACACATGGAAATGTTGCAGCATGGACTGCACAAGGAGAAGAAATCTGGGAAGTGCATCTTAAGAGTCTAATTCCTCAG GGTCCAACCGTTGGTGATGTTGATGGGGATGGTCATACAGATATAGTAATCCCAACGGTATCAGGGAACATCTATGTTCTAAGCGGACAGGATGGTTCACATGTTCGACCTTTCCCATTCCGAACTCATGGGAGGGTGATGAATCAGATCCTTTTAGTTGATTTAAACAAACGCAATGAGAAATTGAAGGGGCTAACCCTAGTCACCACTTCATTCGATGGCTATTTGTACTTAATCGATGGATCTACAGCCTGTGCAGATGTCGTTGACATCGGCGAGACATC ATACACCATGGTCTTGGCTGATAATGTTGATGGTGGAGATGACCTTGATCTTGTTGTCACAACCATGAATGGCAATGTCTTCTGCTTTTCCACCCCATCCCCACATCATCCTCTAAAG GAATGGAGATCACCAAACCAGGGTAGAAACAATGTTGCAGTTCGCAGTAACCGTGAAGGAATATATATTTCACATGCATCCAGAGCTTTCCGTGATGAGGAAGGAAAACATTTCTGGGTGGAGATGGAAATTGTTGACAAATACAGAGTGCCCTCAGGGTTTCAAGGACCTTATAATGTTACG ACAACACTGCTAGTTCCTGGAAATTACCAAGGAGAGAGACGTATAGTGGTAAATCAGGTCTATGATCGTCCAGGAAAGCAACGGATCAAGCTTCCAACAGTGCCTGTGCGGACAACAGGAACCGTCATCGTTGAGATGGTTGACAAGAATGGGCTCCACTTCTCTGATGAATTTTCTCTTACTTTCCATATGCATTACTATAAGTTGTTGAAGTGGCTTACAGTCTTGCCAATGCTTGGGATGTTtgctatcctagttattctcgggCCACAAGAACGGGCTCCTTTGCCATCCTTTTCACGGAACATAGACTAA
- the LOC135595609 gene encoding chloroplastic import inner membrane translocase subunit HP30-2-like, which produces MVLSAVHLRDREGKRGTEQGIERRSFARPMDGKQGTAAVLAPPSPPPANPVAQLQARVKELESGFRAWLAKQPTAMEAAIVTATSAAQGAFIGALMGSLTSDASSAIPTPPSNAPGLNPEAMAFLKQAQAFAGGPLVQARNFAVMTGTNAGISCVMRRIRGVEDMQSSVVAAFSSGAMFSLVSGMGGPNQALNAVTSGLFFALVQGGLFKIGEKFSQPPADDVLYSRTKRMLTNLGLQNYEKNFKKGLLSDATLPLLTDSALRDVNIPPGPRLLILDHIQRNPEVVKRW; this is translated from the exons ATGGTCTTATCCGCGGTTCATCTCCGAGATAGAGAAGGCAAGAGGGGAACGGAGCAAGGGATTGAGAGGCGGTCGTTCGCACGGCCCATGGACGGGAAACAGGGCACGGCGGCGGTGCTGGCTCCACCAAGCCCTCCTCCGGCGAACCCCGTTGCGCAGCTGCAGGCGCGAGTCAAGGAGCTGGAAAGCGGGTTCCGGGCCTGGCTGGCGAAGCAGCCCACCGCCATGGAGGCGGCCATCGTCACCGCCACCAGCGCCGCCCAGGGCGCCTTCATCGGCGCCCTTATGGGATCTCTCACTTCCGACGCCTCCTCGGCCATCCCCACACCACCTTCGAACGCTCCCGGCCTCAATCCCGAAGCCATGGCCTTCCTCAAGCAAGCGCAG GCGTTTGCAGGTGGCCCCTTGGTGCAAGCTCGTAATTTTGCAGTCATGACAGGAACTAATGCAGGCATTTCTTGCGTGATGAGAAGAATAAGAGGGGTGGAGGATATGCAAAGTAG CGTGGTAGCAGCTTTTAGTTCTGGAGCAATGTTTTCATTGGTTAGTGGCATGGGAGGCCCAAACCAAGCTCTTAATGCAGTTACATCAGGACTTTTTTTTGCACTTGTTCAAGGGGGCCTTTTCAAG ATAGGTGAGAAATTCTCACAGCCACCGGCTGATGATGTGTTATACTCCCGCACAAAAAGAATGCTGACGAACCTTGGCCTTCAGAATTATGAGAAGAATTTTAAGAAAGGGTTGCTCAGTGATGCTACTCTTCCTCTTCTTACGgatag TGCTCTCAGAGATGTCAATATTCCCCCTGGGCCTAGGCTTCTCATTCTCGACCACATTCAGAG GAACCCCGAGGTGGTAAAACGGTGGTGA
- the LOC135595608 gene encoding uncharacterized protein LOC135595608: MAFPASSSATALVLLLSQFLLLLPSATAGVICEDLPQDLCAFAVSSASKRCLLENTQLGRGRTDYQCRTSEAVAEGISDWIETDECVRACGVARGNVGISSDSLLEPDFVQKICSAECYSNCPNIVDLYFNLASGEGVFLPDLCEAQRGDPRRAMAEFLSSGAAPGPGAPPPVST, encoded by the exons ATGGCTTTCCCGGCGTCTTCGTCCGCGACGGCCTTGGTCCTCCTCCTATCtcagttcctcctcctcctcccgtccGCCACAG CGGGGGTGATCTGCGAGGACCTGCCGCAGGACCTGTGCGCGTTCGCTGTGTCGTCCGCCTCGAAACGGTGCCTGCTGGAGAACACGCAGCTCGGCCGGGGCCGCACCGATTACCAGTGCAGGACGTCGGAGGCAGTGGCGGAGGGAATATCGGATTGGATAGAGACGGACGAGTGCGTGCGGGCGTGCGGCGTCGCCCGCGGCAACGTCGGCATCTCCTCCGACTCCCTCCTGGAGCCTGACTTCGTGCAGAAGATCTGCTCCGCCGAGTGCTACAGCAACTGCCCCAACATCGTCGACCTCTACTTCAATCTCGCTTCCGGAGAAG GTGTTTTCCTGCCGGATCTGTGCGAGGCTCAGCGAGGGGACCCCCGCCGCGCCATGGCGGAGTTTCTCAGCTCTGGAGCAGCACCGGGGCCGGGGGCTCCTCCTCCTGTTTCCACCTGA
- the LOC104000894 gene encoding protein DEFECTIVE IN EXINE FORMATION 1 isoform X2 encodes MRLPAGVLILVLLIAAPRSIAGDGASPSNHTNKFRDREASDDMLGYPHLDEDSLLNTKCPKHLELRWQTELSSSIYATPLIADINSDGKLEIVVPSFVHYLEVLEGSDGDKLPGWPAFHQSTVHSSPLLFDIDKDGTREIGLATYNGVINFFRVSGYMMMDKLEVPRRRVRKNWYVGLHPDPVDRSHPDVHDDLLVEEASAMNSMSHNSVNASKLEDEGKLDSTQSDQYNGSSINLNNNTKHDISMENVTTDNTTHIQRRLLEETDGKGAQDGHSETTTSAGATVENDQDLEEEADSSFDLFRNSEELADEYNYDYDDYVDESMWGDENWTEESHEKLEDYVSIDSHILCTPVIADIDNDGIQEMVVAVSYFFDREYYDNPQHLADLGGINIEKYVASGIVVFNLDTKQVKWTADLDLSVDSGNFRAYIYSSPTVVDLDGDGNMDILVGTSYGLFYILDHHGKVRNKFPLEMAEIQAPVVAADINDDGKIEIVTADTHGNVAAWTAQGEEIWEVHLKSLIPQGPTVGDVDGDGHTDIVIPTVSGNIYVLSGQDGSHVRPFPFRTHGRVMNQILLVDLNKRNEKLKGLTLVTTSFDGYLYLIDGSTACADVVDIGETSYTMVLADNVDGGDDLDLVVTTMNGNVFCFSTPSPHHPLKEWRSPNQGRNNVAVRSNREGIYISHASRAFRDEEGKHFWVEMEIVDKYRVPSGFQGPYNVTTTLLVPGNYQGERRIVVNQVYDRPGKQRIKLPTVPVRTTGTVIVEMVDKNGLHFSDEFSLTFHMHYYKLLKWLTVLPMLGMFAILVILGPQERAPLPSFSRNID; translated from the exons ATGAGGCTCCCCGCGGGGGTTCTCATCCTCGTCCTCCTAATCGCTGCACCGAGGTCTATCGCGGGTGATGGCGCATCCCCCTCGAACCATACCAACAAATTCCGCGACCGCGAAGCAAGTGACGATATGCTCGGCTATCCCCATTT AGATGAAGATTCTTTGTTGAATACAAAGTGTCCAAAGCATCTAGAATTGAGATGGCAAACTGAGCTTAGCTCCAGCATTTATGCAACTCCATTGATAGCTGATATCAACAG TGATGGCAAGCTAGAGATAGTGGTACCATCATTTGTTCATTACCTGGAAGTGTTGGAAGGTTCTGATGGTGATAAACTGCcag GATGGCCAGCTTTCCACCAATCAACTGTTCATTCAAGCCCCCTCTTATTTGATATAGACAAGGATGGCACGAGAGAAATAGGTCTAGCTACCTACAATGGAGTGATAAATTTTTTCAG GGTCTCTGGCTATATGATGATGGATAAATTAGAGGTACCTCGTAGAAGAGTTCGTAAAAACTGGTATGTGGGGTTGCATCCAGACCCAGTGGATCGTTCACATCCTGATGTTCATGATGATCTACTGGTTGAGGAGGCTTCTGCAATGAATTCAATGTCTC ATAACTCGGTCAATGCATCTAAGCTGGAGGATGAAGGAAAACTTGATTCTACCCAAAGTGATCAATATAATGGGTCATCAATTAATCTCAATAATAACACCAAGCATGATATTTCAATGGAAAATGTTACAACAGACAATACAACACATATACAGCGGAGGCTTCTTGAAGAAACTGATGGTAAAGGTGCTCAAGATGGACATTCTGAAACTACCACTAGTGCTGGAGCAACTGTGGAGAATGATCAAGATCTGGAAGAAGAGGCTGattcatcttttgatttattTCGAAATTCCGAAGAGTTGGCTGATGAGTATAATTATGACTATGATGATTATGTTGATGAATCCATGTGGGGGGATGAGAATTGGACAGAAGAGAGTCATGAGAAACTGGAAGATTATGTGAGCATAGATTCACACATACTATGCACTCCA GTAATTGCCGACATAGACAATGATGGCATCCAAGAAATGGTAGTGGCTGTATCATACTTCTTTGATCGGGA GTATTATGATAATCCACAGCATTTGGCAGATTTGGGTGGCATCAACATTGAGAAGTACGTAGCAAGTGGTATTGTAGTTTTCAATCTTGATACAAAGCAAGTCAAATGGACTGCAGACCTTGATTTGAGTGTTGATTCTGGAAATTTCCGTGCCTATATATATTCTTCTCCCACTGTTGTTGACTTGGATGGTGATGGAAATATGGACATTCTTGTTGGAACTTCCTATGGCTTGTTTTATATTTTGGATCATCatg GCAAAGTGAGGAACAAATTTCCACTTGAGATGGCTGAGATTCAAGCACCAGTAGTGGCTGCTGATATCAATGATGACGGTAAAATCGAAATAGTGACAGCTGACACACATGGAAATGTTGCAGCATGGACTGCACAAGGAGAAGAAATCTGGGAAGTGCATCTTAAGAGTCTAATTCCTCAG GGTCCAACCGTTGGTGATGTTGATGGGGATGGTCATACAGATATAGTAATCCCAACGGTATCAGGGAACATCTATGTTCTAAGCGGACAGGATGGTTCACATGTTCGACCTTTCCCATTCCGAACTCATGGGAGGGTGATGAATCAGATCCTTTTAGTTGATTTAAACAAACGCAATGAGAAATTGAAGGGGCTAACCCTAGTCACCACTTCATTCGATGGCTATTTGTACTTAATCGATGGATCTACAGCCTGTGCAGATGTCGTTGACATCGGCGAGACATC ATACACCATGGTCTTGGCTGATAATGTTGATGGTGGAGATGACCTTGATCTTGTTGTCACAACCATGAATGGCAATGTCTTCTGCTTTTCCACCCCATCCCCACATCATCCTCTAAAG GAATGGAGATCACCAAACCAGGGTAGAAACAATGTTGCAGTTCGCAGTAACCGTGAAGGAATATATATTTCACATGCATCCAGAGCTTTCCGTGATGAGGAAGGAAAACATTTCTGGGTGGAGATGGAAATTGTTGACAAATACAGAGTGCCCTCAGGGTTTCAAGGACCTTATAATGTTACG ACAACACTGCTAGTTCCTGGAAATTACCAAGGAGAGAGACGTATAGTGGTAAATCAGGTCTATGATCGTCCAGGAAAGCAACGGATCAAGCTTCCAACAGTGCCTGTGCGGACAACAGGAACCGTCATCGTTGAGATGGTTGACAAGAATGGGCTCCACTTCTCTGATGAATTTTCTCTTACTTTCCATATGCATTACTATAAGTTGTTGAAGTGGCTTACAGTCTTGCCAATGCTTGGGATGTTtgctatcctagttattctcgggCCACAAGAACGGGCTCCTTTGCCATCCTTTTCACGGAACATAGACTAA
- the LOC135595607 gene encoding phosphatidylinositol:ceramide inositolphosphotransferase-like has product MSWYTKKSLRLLLRTFLIARCGKLSARTDAAFHGQKYIHGLSARGVHYLHQPGPTLQDLGFMILPELGKERGYISESLFTFVFLSFVLWTFYPFVYHSKRFYTVLLWRRVLAFLVACQVLRIITFYSTQLPGPNYHCREGSKLARLPPPESVTEVLLINFPRGVIYGCGDLIFSSHMIFTLVFVLTYHKYGSKRFIKLLAWVIAIIQSLLIVASRKHYTVDIVVAWYTVNLVVFFIDKKLPEMPDRSSGSQPLLLLSVKEKEGNSREENLKLLNGNSVDTADWRQRMQTNGNHGEESIHIRSESAANGK; this is encoded by the exons ATGTCTTGGTACACCAAAAAGTCATTACGTCTGCTACTAAGAACTTTCCTGATTGCTCGATGTGGCAAGTTGAGTGCTAGAACAGATGCTGCTTTTCACGGTCAGAAA taTATTCATGGGCTCTCTGCTCGAGGAGTTCATTATCTACATCAACCTGGACCAACTCTTCAAGATCTTGGGTTTATGATCCTTCCG GAACTTGGAAAAGAAAGAGGCTATATCAGTGAAAGTCTATTCACCTTTGTCTTTTTGTCCTTTGTACTG TGGACATTTTATCCTTTTGTTTATCATAGCAAGCGCTTCTACACTGTTCTGCTTTGGCGGAGAGTTTTGGCATTTCTAGTT GCTTGTCAAGTGTTGCGGATCATTACGTTCTACTCTACCCAGCTTCCTGGTCCTAACTATCATTGTCGTGAG GGATCAAAGCTTGCCAGACTGCCCCCACCAGAGAGTGTAACTGAAGTGCTTCTAATTAACT TTCCTCGTGGAGTCATATATGGCTGTGGTGATCTTATTTTTTCATCCCACATGATATTTACACTGGTGTTTGTGCTTACATACCATAAATATGGTTCTAAAAG ATTCATTAAGCTTCTTGCTTGGGTTATTGCTATCATTCAGAGTCTGCTTATAGTAGCTTCCCGGAAGCATTACACAGTAGACATAGTCGTTGCATG GTATACAGTGAATTTAGTGGTATTCTTCATTGACAAGAAACTACCAG AAATGCCCGATCGTTCTAGTGGATCACAACCATTGCTACTGCTGAGTgttaaagagaaagaaggaaactCTAGAGAAGAGAACCTCAAGTTATTGAATGGAAATTCAGTGGATACTGCTGATTGG AGGCAGAGAATGCAAACTAATGGCAATCATGGAGAAGAATCCATCCACATCCGTTCTGAATCTGCAGCTAATGGTAAATAG
- the LOC104000895 gene encoding pentatricopeptide repeat-containing protein At2g39620 isoform X1 encodes MFMRGWRCRRRPFHVLVPVAAPPANPTSPSKHLNHLLRSCRDVRSLLQLHSRILVLGSLTDDATCILLLNSYSSFRRSDAALAVFNTSPNPSMALWNSMIRCYTRTGEHKKAVEFYYRLLRRGLEPDKYTFTFASKASAGAFDLETGDMIRQEVARRGLSGDVFIATGLVDMYSKLGMVTTAHELFESMAETDAVSWNAMIAGFSQNGRPREALALFKRMQVAGEVPNSVTFLNLFPAVCELSALILCRVIHGFLTRRCLLSIVSNGLIDTYCKCGSTGIARKIFDGMSSGKDDVTWGTMICGYVFNGYYADALVLFDDLKSEDIKLNQVAVVSALSAASETGDLEKGVSIHNYATEKGVDSDISVKTMLVTMYAKCGDLEKAKSLFDGIKDRDVVAWSAMISAFVQANHPTDALVLYQEMQMAGLMPNQVTIVSLLPACADLSELKLGKSIHCFALKSNIHLDVSVGTALVAMYAQCGSFTSAHSLFDNMEHKDIVTWNALINGYAQVGEAGKALEFFNRLRSAGHCPDPGTMDT; translated from the exons ATGTTTATGCGCGGATGGCGGTGCCGGCGCCGACCCTTCCACGTGTTGGTTCCCGTTGCAGCGCCGCCTGCGAATCCAACGTCTCCGTCCAAGCATCTCAATCACCTCCTCCGCTCCTGCAGAGACGTCCGATCCCTCCTCCAACTCCACTCCCGCATCCTGGTCCTCGGGTCCCTCACGGACGACGCCACCTGCATCCTGCTTCTCAACTCCTACTCCTCCTTCCGCCGATCGGACGCCGCCCTCGCCGTCTTCAACACCTCTCCCAATCCGTCCATGGCCTTGTGGAACTCCATGATCCGGTGCTACACTAGGACCGGCGAGCACAAGAAAGCAGTCGAATTTTACTACCGCCTGCTGCGGCGAGGGCTTGAGCCCGACAAGTACACCTTCACCTTTGCATCCAAGGCCAGCGCCGGCGCTTTTGACTTGGAAACTGGTGATATGATACGGCAGGAGGTTGCAAGGAGAGGGCTCTCAGGTGACGTCTTCATTGCCACCGGCCTTGTTGACATGTATAGTAAATTGGGTATGGTCACGACTGCCCACGAGCTGTTCGAGTCAATGGCGGAGACGGATGCGGTTTCATGGAATGCCATGATCGCGGGTTTCTCCCAGAATGGCCGTCCTCGAGAAGCTTTGGCTCTTTTTAAGAGGATGCAGGTGGCCGGTGAAGTCCCCAATTCGGTCACATTTCTAAACTTGTTTCCGGCAGTGTGTGAACTCTCTGCTCTTATTTTGTGCAGGGTTATTCATGGTTTCCTCACTAGAAGATGCCTTCTGTCTATCGTATCTAATGGGTTGATTGATACCTACTGCAAATGTGGGAGCACTGGCATTGCCCGTAAGATATTTGACGGAATGTCAAGCGGGAAAGATGATGTAACTTGGGGAACGATGATATGTGGCTATGTATTTAATGGTTATTATGCAGATGCTCTGGTGCTTTTTGATGACTTGAAAAGTGAAGATATAAAGTTGAACCAGGTAGCGGTGGTGAGTGCCCTCTCTGCTGCATCTGAGACAGGAGATCTAGAGAAGGGAGTGAGCATCCATAATTATGCAACTGAGAAAGGAGTGGATTCAGATATTTCAGTCAAAACAATGCTCGTCACAATGTATGCAAAGTGTGGAGACTTGGAGAAGGCAAAGTCACTGTTTGATGGGATAAAAGACAGAGATGTTGTTGCTTGGTCAGCAATGATTTCGGCCTTTGTCCAGGCCAATCACCCTACAGATGCATTAGTTCTTTACCAGGAAATGCAAATGGCAGGTCTAATGCCAAATCAAGTTACCATTGTGAGTCTACTTCCAGCTTGTGCAGACTTGTCAGAATTGAAGTTAGGAAAGAGCATCCATTGTTTTGCCCTGAAGTCAAACATTCACCTGGATGTTTCGGTGGGGACTGCTCTGGTGGCAATGTATGCTCAGTGTGGATCCTTCACTTCTGCACATTCTTTGTTTGACAACATGGAACACAAAGATATTGTGACCTGGAATGCATTGATCAATGGATATGCACAAGTTGGCGAGGCAGGAAAAGCTTTGGAGTTTTTTAATCGACTGCGATCGGCGGGACACTGCCCAGATCCTGGTACCATG GATACATGA